A section of the Methanoregula formicica SMSP genome encodes:
- a CDS encoding CBS domain-containing protein: MDLSLIQKDILITLITLYHQHSHSIKGEEIAEMIQRNPGTVRNQMQALKAIGLVDGVPGPKGGYIPTETAYRELNMSTAEGDYDVPISRNGEEIRGAHVQEVDFTTLCHPDICHAVIKLVGSAKLFEIGDQVTIGPTPVNKLLIRGEVFGKDEAKQSLLISTNEIISLPKRSIKHYMSSPLITLKSTDSLMDVLSLFNRHRIHGAPVVDNGKLAGIITMSDIAKAVEKELPLSTKAAACMTMNVVEAPSDIKLFEVIRQFKEREIGRLIVIEDGKPVGIITQSDIIRVFPSL; this comes from the coding sequence ATGGACCTGTCCCTCATCCAGAAGGATATCCTCATCACCTTGATCACCCTCTACCACCAGCACTCGCACTCGATCAAGGGCGAGGAGATCGCCGAGATGATCCAGAGGAATCCCGGGACGGTGAGAAACCAGATGCAGGCCTTAAAGGCAATCGGGCTTGTCGATGGCGTTCCCGGGCCGAAAGGGGGCTACATCCCCACGGAGACCGCGTACCGGGAGCTCAACATGAGCACTGCCGAAGGGGACTACGATGTCCCGATCAGCCGGAACGGCGAGGAGATACGAGGGGCTCACGTCCAGGAAGTGGACTTCACCACCCTCTGCCACCCGGATATCTGCCACGCGGTCATCAAGTTGGTCGGCAGCGCCAAGCTCTTCGAGATCGGCGATCAGGTCACCATCGGGCCGACCCCGGTCAACAAGCTCCTCATCCGCGGCGAGGTCTTTGGCAAGGACGAGGCAAAACAGTCCCTCCTCATCTCAACGAACGAGATCATCTCGCTCCCGAAGCGGTCGATCAAGCATTACATGTCGTCGCCCCTGATCACCCTGAAAAGCACCGATTCCTTAATGGACGTCCTCTCGCTCTTCAACCGCCACCGCATCCACGGCGCACCGGTTGTCGACAACGGGAAACTTGCCGGCATCATCACGATGAGCGACATTGCAAAAGCGGTTGAGAAGGAACTCCCGCTCTCGACAAAGGCCGCGGCCTGCATGACCATGAACGTTGTCGAAGCACCGTCCGATATCAAGTTGTTCGAGGTCATCCGGCAGTTCAAGGAACGCGAGATCGGCCGGCTGATCGTCATCGAGGATGGCAAGCCCGTGGGCATCATTACGCAGTCGGACATCATCCGGGTCTTCCCGTCGCTTTAA
- a CDS encoding PKD domain-containing protein has protein sequence MTAGPWIPRAIAAILLLALACGASADTAAQNIPPQPDFAYNVTSGTAPLWVQFTDTSAGAPTSWAWDFDNNGIIDSREKDPVCVYRLPGTYSVTLWATNSFRTETVTMTDIITVANPGPVPVVVANATSGLPPLAVQFADNATAQGVTAWAWDFDNNGVIDSTGKNPVCVYNLTGNYTVSLLATNSSGTNTTILEKFITVEDPLPIARFTANTTFGGLPLTVRLYDNSTGANITARAWDFNNDGTVDSTEKDPVCVYTTAGDYTVRLTVTNAYGTNTTSVPAFVTVTNGAAVDFTANVTSGLAPLWVQFADNTTAKDITGWAWDFDNDTVIDSTERNPACVYKKPGNYTVNLWITNPYGVEAISAIDFITARSSATPDFSANETAGITPFAVRFTDNSTGENIASRAWDFDNDGTIDSTEKDPVCVYTASGDYAVNLTVTDARGTATKLMPAFIAVTDGRPRARFAVNTTWGYAPLTIQFRDTSVGTNISAWAWDFNGDSTVDSTEKTPFCTYTRPGLYTVSLATTNEYGTNTTVKTGFITVD, from the coding sequence ATGACAGCCGGACCGTGGATCCCCCGGGCCATCGCCGCCATCCTCCTGCTCGCCCTCGCATGCGGGGCGTCAGCGGATACCGCAGCGCAGAACATCCCCCCGCAGCCGGACTTCGCGTACAATGTCACCTCCGGAACGGCCCCGCTCTGGGTGCAGTTCACCGACACCTCTGCCGGGGCCCCGACATCGTGGGCGTGGGACTTCGACAACAATGGGATCATCGACAGCCGGGAGAAGGACCCGGTCTGCGTGTACCGGCTGCCGGGAACCTACTCCGTGACACTCTGGGCGACGAACAGCTTCCGGACGGAGACCGTCACCATGACGGATATCATCACCGTGGCAAACCCCGGCCCCGTCCCGGTGGTCGTGGCGAACGCGACCTCAGGCCTCCCGCCCCTTGCCGTGCAGTTTGCCGACAATGCAACAGCACAGGGTGTGACCGCGTGGGCGTGGGACTTCGACAACAACGGTGTCATCGACAGCACCGGAAAGAACCCGGTCTGCGTGTACAACCTCACGGGGAACTACACGGTCAGCCTCCTAGCAACCAACAGTTCGGGAACGAACACGACCATCCTGGAAAAATTCATCACCGTAGAAGACCCCCTTCCCATTGCCCGGTTCACCGCCAACACCACCTTCGGGGGCCTCCCGCTCACCGTCCGGCTGTACGACAACTCGACCGGGGCAAATATCACCGCCAGGGCATGGGACTTCAACAACGATGGCACCGTTGACAGCACGGAAAAAGACCCGGTCTGCGTCTATACTACCGCAGGGGATTATACCGTCCGGCTCACGGTCACAAACGCATACGGCACCAACACGACATCGGTCCCCGCGTTCGTCACCGTGACAAACGGCGCAGCGGTCGATTTCACCGCAAACGTCACGTCAGGCCTTGCCCCGCTCTGGGTGCAGTTTGCCGACAACACGACAGCAAAGGACATCACCGGGTGGGCCTGGGACTTCGACAACGATACCGTCATCGACAGTACCGAACGGAACCCGGCCTGCGTGTACAAAAAACCCGGGAACTACACGGTCAACCTCTGGATCACCAACCCGTATGGGGTGGAGGCGATCTCCGCCATCGATTTCATCACCGCGAGAAGCAGTGCCACCCCGGACTTCTCGGCAAACGAGACCGCTGGGATCACGCCGTTTGCCGTCCGTTTCACGGACAACTCCACCGGGGAGAATATTGCCAGCCGGGCCTGGGACTTCGACAACGATGGTACAATCGACAGTACCGAAAAGGACCCGGTCTGCGTGTACACCGCTTCGGGAGATTATGCGGTAAACCTCACGGTCACGGACGCACGCGGCACGGCAACAAAGCTCATGCCGGCGTTCATCGCTGTGACGGACGGAAGGCCACGGGCGCGGTTTGCCGTGAACACCACTTGGGGCTATGCCCCGCTCACCATCCAGTTCCGCGATACCTCCGTCGGGACGAACATCTCCGCATGGGCCTGGGACTTCAACGGCGACAGCACGGTTGACAGCACAGAGAAGACCCCGTTCTGCACCTATACCCGTCCCGGTCTCTACACGGTCAGTCTCGCGACTACGAACGAGTACGGGACCAACACAACGGTAAAGACCGGATTCATTACAGTGGATTAG
- a CDS encoding PKD domain-containing protein: protein MIPRLFRVAALLLCLVFMMVPAMADGGLANSPWPKYGYDLNNTGRSPFIGSQDATVKWIYPAPGNFTYSSPVIGPDGTIYIPNYGDKNLYAINPDGSVKWTYYSGGNLYYSPAIGSDGTIYFGDYTNYNLTALNPDGTRKWNFTTGGSVQASPAIGPDGTIYVPGYSSNKLYALNPDGTEKWNFTTGGGMRGGSPAIGPDGTIYIGTYADKKLWAVNPDGTEKWTFTTGGSVYNQPAIGADGTIYVTSYTDKKLWAVNPDGTEKWNFTTGYSIAAGPAVGSDGTIYIGSRYANGKFFALNSDGTQKWNFTTSAMIPEAPAIGADGTIYFGTYSTASGKTRNFYALNPDATQKWIFTLGTGLAQDIQGSPAIGSDGTVYVATKEGKLYAFNGVVDYTADQTAGKETLAVQFTGTSTVSPSSWSWDFGDGGTSTLQSPSHTYTSPGSYTVNLSIVNQTYGTTNYLRRTGYIKVYSAPTAAFTTNVTGGFYNLPVSFTDQSTNIPTAWNWSFGDGSYASSQNATHTYTAPGNFTVNLTVTNPAGSNTTSKKAYIAVSAPTIPVASFTANQTGGIPGLAVQFTDSSTLNPTAWNWSFGDATYSELRNPVHTYSSAGSYDVSLNASNSYGSNILTKTGYITIDAPAAPVANLTVSHRVGLAPLAVQFNDTSAHYPTSWSWNFGDSSSTSALKNPSHTYTSAGNYTVTLTATNAQGTSTNTSTYPVTVLAAEAPLSNFHFINIYTANDEGVRFDVPNGVFNSGGAYTYVPNTYWVMFRNAGGGTNPMRISALSSSWNAADRTTTSSQSGHFWISQSGGQQTMHNGILMIAVNGTIPDDFKVHIKSTGEIFDVGSPDITNIWQFAAPGETQRVTGVDQTFDKNDFIYGTQSWKPDSTADRPIFYGEDQTDPINQFHIMFVDLRAGTCQNTSLPDNGQLRVDYSFTNLSGRAVFNAYGWYMRSNHGTGVIMTSNNDACGYTVDPVTSPPAADFAANSTSAPVGSAVQFTDKSTNAPTSWSWDFGDGGVSSLQNPAHTYTTAGTYTVKLTATNGVGPDTVSKLSYIAITQPLPTYNDIYVAVANTAGPKYNSFSNNTYHILFQGAGQGLNALHISTDPTANYGQVTISENQSGTFYATDSGGKGYEDEIILMVAVNGTLPDDFRMTINSDGYTWTPNTASNTAPTADSIVYQSSALSQTFSGSDFRYGPQIWKPTADGLNYPIYSGQDMSNTANTFQLMFVDLNSGVLHPDSSLMNNGAVRINYSFQNLTSFAAFSVYGYCKNSNAGADMIGWTNALTSDKTMSGYSVVGTGGSVGPVAGFTANTTVAAILAPIQFTDTSTGVPTSWSWDFGDSSTSAEQNPVHAYSSAGTYTVKLTATNDKGSNTVTRSNYITVSESAGTSVASFTASVVNGVAPLTVTFTDTSTNTPTGWTWDFGDGGASSYQNPTHTYGTAGTYTVKLSATNSKGSTTHSASSLIYVANETGALPDYHNVYIRTANHDGIQWDTTNNGTYYVPSASKGSGLASLHISTDASDNTGKITETVSQDGTFYAISSDYQDDVILLVAVNGTVPDNFAVRIRTSGYTWTPVSGSAPVSGTYQSAALDQTFTKKDLFYGPQNWKPTQGDVDYPLIHGEDMNSTAYMYQLMFIDTRVGAVKNTSFVNNGAVKIQYTFTNLPDTASFGVYGWKTAKGMGFTNEINSSGYIVVSPSIGLPAVADFAANQTEGIAPFNPRFKDTSLNTPTGWAWDFDNDGVIDNTKQIPDYTYTAAGTYSVKLTATNSKGSDTKTRSGYIIVTAPKETTNAFTLTGVNATTTGSAQTIAVNASNSTTSSNIITVTNVSSTWDHLNVALAAAPADDGLGNLTGTVQSVEAVAANVTVPIESLGNPNVTLSLTMSQVPNSTAAITSTISSDPDASVWSSFTLAASSQNKEIVATAYTVNFTKTDIANSGTGGIIQSANITMAVNHTWVEDNGGKSRIVVMHRSDAGKVTFLTTEWTGLCAADGNDYFVAVSPEGLSTFVLTAYAPVTTTTSSSSSSWSYYGGSDSYTYYPPTTAIPAVTATGTATATPTATPVQTEPTKPKVRITPWPTGEVQPAPQEESIMPAVSNATGPGMKTLWKNPLFLAAEIIAAIAILTVATAGYLKKRRRDRDPLRWDEK, encoded by the coding sequence ATGATCCCGCGGCTCTTCCGGGTAGCGGCGCTCCTGCTCTGTCTTGTATTCATGATGGTTCCTGCCATGGCGGATGGCGGGCTTGCCAACAGCCCGTGGCCGAAGTACGGATACGATCTCAACAACACCGGCCGGTCCCCGTTCATCGGTTCGCAGGACGCTACGGTAAAATGGATCTATCCAGCACCCGGTAACTTCACGTATAGTAGCCCGGTCATTGGGCCGGATGGTACTATCTATATCCCGAATTATGGCGACAAGAATCTCTATGCCATCAACCCTGACGGGTCCGTCAAGTGGACATACTATAGCGGAGGGAATCTTTATTATTCACCTGCAATAGGGTCCGATGGCACGATATACTTCGGGGACTACACGAACTATAATTTAACCGCGCTGAACCCAGACGGGACACGGAAATGGAACTTCACAACTGGGGGATCAGTCCAGGCCTCACCGGCAATTGGCCCCGACGGTACAATTTATGTGCCAGGTTATAGCAGCAACAAGCTCTATGCGCTAAACCCGGACGGGACCGAGAAATGGAACTTCACAACCGGGGGAGGTATGCGGGGAGGTTCACCGGCAATCGGCCCTGACGGTACGATTTATATCGGAACCTATGCTGACAAGAAACTCTGGGCGGTGAACCCAGACGGGACCGAGAAATGGACCTTCACAACCGGGGGATCTGTTTATAACCAGCCAGCAATCGGTGCTGATGGCACGATTTATGTAACGTCATATACGGACAAGAAGCTCTGGGCGGTGAACCCGGATGGGACCGAGAAATGGAATTTCACGACCGGATATTCGATAGCTGCCGGACCCGCCGTCGGCTCGGATGGGACGATCTATATCGGATCACGTTATGCGAATGGGAAGTTTTTTGCGCTGAACTCTGATGGAACCCAGAAATGGAACTTTACTACATCTGCAATGATACCGGAAGCCCCCGCAATCGGCGCTGATGGCACGATTTATTTCGGGACCTATTCGACAGCTTCAGGTAAAACGAGGAATTTTTATGCGCTGAACCCTGACGCGACCCAGAAATGGATCTTCACACTTGGGACAGGATTAGCTCAAGATATACAAGGTTCCCCCGCGATCGGGTCGGACGGAACCGTGTACGTCGCAACGAAGGAGGGGAAACTATACGCCTTCAACGGCGTGGTCGATTACACCGCAGACCAGACCGCCGGAAAAGAGACGCTTGCCGTCCAGTTCACCGGCACCTCGACCGTGAGCCCCTCGTCCTGGTCCTGGGACTTCGGGGACGGCGGCACCTCAACGCTCCAGAGCCCGTCCCACACTTACACATCCCCCGGGTCCTACACGGTCAACCTTTCCATCGTCAACCAGACGTACGGGACGACAAACTACCTCCGCAGGACGGGTTATATCAAGGTCTATTCGGCGCCGACAGCCGCCTTTACCACAAACGTCACCGGGGGGTTCTATAACCTGCCGGTCAGCTTCACCGACCAGTCTACCAATATCCCGACTGCGTGGAACTGGTCCTTTGGCGACGGCAGCTACGCTTCAAGCCAGAATGCAACCCATACGTATACGGCACCGGGAAACTTCACGGTCAACCTCACGGTGACCAATCCCGCGGGCAGCAACACCACCAGCAAAAAGGCATATATCGCGGTCTCTGCTCCAACCATCCCCGTGGCATCCTTCACCGCCAACCAGACCGGCGGCATCCCCGGCCTGGCCGTCCAGTTCACCGACTCGTCCACGCTGAACCCGACCGCGTGGAACTGGTCCTTTGGCGACGCGACGTACAGCGAGCTCCGGAACCCGGTCCACACGTATTCGTCAGCCGGGTCCTACGATGTGAGCCTGAACGCGTCCAACTCATACGGATCCAATATCCTCACGAAGACCGGCTATATCACGATCGATGCCCCGGCCGCGCCCGTGGCAAACCTCACGGTCTCCCACCGCGTCGGCCTTGCGCCCCTGGCCGTCCAGTTCAACGATACCTCGGCGCACTACCCGACATCGTGGAGCTGGAACTTCGGGGACAGCAGCAGTACGTCGGCGCTGAAGAACCCGTCGCATACCTACACTTCGGCAGGGAACTACACGGTCACGCTCACGGCAACCAACGCCCAGGGGACCAGCACCAACACCAGCACGTATCCCGTCACGGTCCTTGCGGCGGAGGCCCCGCTCTCCAACTTCCACTTCATCAACATCTACACAGCCAACGACGAGGGTGTCAGGTTCGATGTACCGAACGGCGTGTTTAACTCCGGCGGCGCCTATACCTACGTCCCGAACACCTACTGGGTCATGTTCCGGAACGCCGGCGGCGGGACGAACCCGATGCGCATCTCCGCGCTGAGTTCGAGCTGGAACGCTGCCGATCGCACCACCACGTCCAGCCAGTCCGGCCACTTCTGGATCTCGCAGAGCGGCGGGCAGCAGACCATGCACAACGGCATCCTGATGATCGCCGTCAACGGCACCATCCCGGACGATTTTAAGGTCCATATCAAATCGACCGGCGAGATATTTGACGTCGGTTCACCGGACATAACGAACATCTGGCAGTTCGCCGCCCCGGGCGAGACCCAGCGCGTTACCGGGGTTGACCAGACCTTTGACAAGAACGACTTCATCTACGGCACGCAGAGCTGGAAGCCTGACAGCACCGCGGACCGGCCGATCTTTTACGGTGAGGACCAGACCGACCCGATCAACCAGTTCCATATCATGTTCGTCGACCTCCGGGCCGGCACGTGCCAGAACACGAGCCTGCCTGACAACGGCCAGCTCCGGGTAGACTACAGCTTCACCAACCTCTCCGGCCGGGCGGTGTTCAATGCCTATGGCTGGTACATGCGGTCCAACCACGGCACCGGCGTCATCATGACGAGCAACAATGATGCCTGCGGGTATACCGTGGACCCGGTCACCAGCCCCCCGGCCGCGGATTTTGCGGCAAATTCAACATCTGCACCGGTCGGTTCCGCAGTCCAGTTCACCGACAAGTCGACGAATGCCCCGACAAGCTGGTCCTGGGACTTCGGTGACGGCGGGGTATCCTCTCTCCAGAATCCCGCGCACACTTACACGACAGCTGGCACCTATACAGTAAAACTCACGGCAACAAACGGTGTAGGGCCGGATACTGTGTCGAAATTGTCCTATATTGCGATAACCCAGCCGCTCCCGACCTACAACGACATCTATGTCGCTGTTGCAAATACTGCAGGACCGAAGTACAATTCCTTCAGCAACAACACCTACCACATCCTATTCCAGGGTGCAGGCCAGGGACTGAACGCCCTGCACATCTCCACAGACCCGACAGCGAATTACGGGCAGGTGACCATATCCGAGAACCAGAGCGGGACGTTCTATGCCACAGATTCCGGCGGAAAGGGATATGAGGACGAGATCATCCTGATGGTCGCGGTCAACGGAACCCTTCCGGACGATTTCCGGATGACGATCAATTCCGACGGGTATACTTGGACCCCGAATACCGCAAGCAACACCGCTCCCACCGCCGACAGCATTGTCTACCAGTCCTCGGCACTCAGCCAGACGTTCTCGGGCAGCGACTTCCGGTACGGCCCCCAGATCTGGAAACCCACGGCGGACGGCCTGAATTATCCCATCTATTCGGGACAGGACATGAGCAACACCGCAAATACCTTCCAGCTGATGTTCGTTGACCTGAACTCCGGGGTGCTCCATCCGGATTCGAGTCTCATGAATAACGGTGCGGTAAGGATCAACTACTCATTCCAGAACCTGACCTCCTTTGCGGCATTCAGCGTCTATGGGTACTGCAAGAACTCTAATGCCGGTGCTGATATGATCGGCTGGACCAACGCACTCACTTCCGATAAGACAATGAGCGGGTACTCGGTTGTCGGGACCGGAGGATCAGTCGGACCGGTAGCAGGTTTCACGGCGAACACAACCGTCGCGGCCATCCTTGCACCAATCCAATTCACGGACACGTCGACCGGCGTCCCGACCTCGTGGTCCTGGGACTTTGGCGACAGCAGCACATCAGCTGAACAGAACCCGGTCCATGCCTACAGCAGCGCCGGTACCTACACGGTCAAACTGACCGCAACCAACGACAAGGGATCCAACACCGTTACCCGGTCGAATTACATCACAGTGTCGGAATCCGCCGGAACATCGGTCGCCTCGTTCACCGCATCGGTTGTCAACGGTGTCGCCCCGCTGACCGTGACTTTCACAGACACATCGACCAACACTCCGACCGGCTGGACGTGGGACTTCGGCGATGGCGGGGCATCGTCCTACCAGAACCCGACGCACACCTATGGTACAGCCGGGACTTACACAGTGAAACTCTCCGCAACCAACAGCAAGGGGAGCACTACGCACTCGGCGTCAAGCCTCATCTACGTGGCCAACGAGACCGGAGCCCTGCCCGACTACCACAATGTCTATATCCGGACAGCAAACCACGATGGCATACAGTGGGATACTACGAATAACGGGACCTATTACGTACCTTCAGCCTCGAAAGGCAGCGGCCTCGCGTCTCTCCATATCTCAACGGATGCCTCTGACAACACCGGGAAGATAACAGAAACGGTCAGCCAGGACGGGACGTTCTATGCCATAAGTTCCGATTACCAAGACGACGTCATCCTGCTGGTTGCCGTTAATGGCACGGTCCCGGATAATTTTGCGGTCAGGATCAGGACGAGCGGATACACGTGGACACCCGTTTCCGGCTCTGCGCCGGTATCCGGCACGTACCAGTCCGCGGCTCTCGACCAGACATTTACCAAGAAGGACCTCTTCTACGGCCCGCAGAACTGGAAACCCACGCAGGGCGATGTCGACTACCCGCTCATCCATGGTGAGGACATGAACAGTACGGCATACATGTACCAGCTCATGTTCATCGATACCCGGGTCGGGGCCGTCAAGAACACCAGCTTCGTCAATAACGGTGCGGTGAAGATCCAGTACACCTTCACAAACCTTCCTGACACAGCAAGTTTCGGCGTCTATGGCTGGAAGACCGCCAAGGGCATGGGCTTCACCAATGAGATCAACAGCAGCGGATATATCGTGGTCTCCCCGTCTATCGGCCTCCCCGCGGTCGCGGACTTCGCCGCCAACCAGACCGAAGGCATCGCGCCATTCAACCCGAGGTTCAAGGACACCTCGCTCAACACGCCGACCGGCTGGGCATGGGACTTTGACAATGACGGAGTCATCGACAATACCAAACAGATCCCGGACTACACCTACACGGCAGCCGGCACCTATTCGGTCAAGCTCACCGCAACCAACAGCAAGGGCTCCGATACAAAGACCCGGTCCGGCTACATCATCGTTACGGCCCCGAAAGAGACGACGAATGCCTTCACCCTCACCGGCGTCAACGCTACAACAACCGGCTCCGCCCAGACCATCGCGGTCAACGCCAGCAACTCGACCACCAGCAGCAATATCATAACCGTGACCAATGTCAGCAGCACCTGGGACCACCTCAATGTCGCTCTTGCTGCCGCTCCGGCAGATGACGGACTGGGCAACCTGACCGGCACCGTGCAGAGCGTCGAGGCCGTTGCCGCGAATGTCACCGTCCCGATCGAGTCGCTCGGCAACCCGAACGTCACGCTCTCCCTGACGATGTCACAGGTCCCCAACAGCACGGCCGCCATCACCAGCACCATCTCGTCCGATCCCGACGCATCGGTCTGGAGCTCGTTCACGCTGGCGGCCTCCTCGCAGAATAAGGAGATCGTGGCAACCGCGTACACGGTCAACTTCACCAAGACCGATATCGCCAATTCCGGCACCGGCGGCATCATCCAGAGTGCCAACATCACGATGGCGGTCAACCACACCTGGGTCGAGGACAACGGCGGCAAATCCCGCATCGTGGTCATGCACCGGTCGGATGCCGGGAAAGTCACGTTCCTGACAACCGAATGGACCGGCCTCTGCGCTGCGGACGGCAACGACTACTTTGTTGCGGTCTCACCCGAGGGGCTCTCGACATTCGTCCTGACCGCATACGCACCGGTGACGACAACGACCAGCAGCTCCTCGTCGTCCTGGTCGTATTATGGCGGGAGCGACAGTTATACTTATTACCCGCCCACCACAGCAATTCCCGCCGTCACGGCAACGGGGACCGCGACCGCCACGCCGACCGCAACCCCGGTCCAAACCGAACCCACGAAACCGAAGGTGAGGATAACCCCGTGGCCGACCGGAGAGGTGCAGCCCGCACCGCAGGAGGAATCCATCATGCCAGCCGTCAGCAACGCAACCGGGCCGGGAATGAAAACACTCTGGAAGAACCCGCTCTTCCTTGCCGCAGAGATCATCGCCGCAATTGCCATCCTTACCGTGGCAACCGCCGGCTATCTGAAGAAGAGGCGGCGTGACCGCGACCCGCTCCGGTGGGATGAAAAATGA
- a CDS encoding NOG1 family protein produces the protein MPTVPTADEILDRSFRRAAKKMKEKTNKERANQEFVRAVGAAIHDRLVYIIRGFPEFEKIHPFYRDLAEILYGIDRIKQSLGAVGWAAKHTKMVGNQLAFQSRKAEDTLVVRKRAVARLASMVHQIDKDLHFLNEVRNVLRTLPNIEEGFTIVIAGYPNVGKSSFIRRVSSADPEVASYPFTTKGIIVGHREMGRERIQFVDTPGILDRPVEERNAIEKQALSAIMNVADVILFITDPSEHCGYPMCVQLSLLEEVKGMVSVPVIVVANKSDISVADGYITMSTADGTGIDAVLAELLVHKPEPEARRRSEDIRSALPQEPEEAESYTDEGMLGADKPQRKRVRRPRKPRTKTGNE, from the coding sequence ATGCCAACGGTGCCCACTGCGGATGAGATCCTTGACCGGAGTTTCCGCCGTGCGGCAAAGAAGATGAAGGAGAAGACCAACAAGGAGCGGGCGAACCAGGAGTTCGTCCGGGCCGTGGGTGCAGCAATCCATGACCGGCTCGTGTACATCATCCGGGGGTTTCCCGAGTTCGAGAAGATCCACCCGTTTTACCGGGACCTTGCGGAGATCCTGTACGGGATCGACAGGATCAAGCAGTCCCTCGGGGCAGTAGGCTGGGCGGCAAAGCACACCAAGATGGTGGGAAACCAGCTGGCGTTCCAGTCCCGGAAAGCCGAGGACACGCTGGTTGTCCGCAAGCGGGCAGTGGCCCGGCTCGCCTCCATGGTCCACCAGATCGACAAGGACCTGCATTTCTTAAACGAGGTCAGGAATGTGCTGCGGACCCTTCCCAATATTGAGGAGGGGTTTACGATTGTCATTGCCGGTTACCCGAACGTGGGGAAGTCCTCGTTCATCCGGCGCGTCTCTTCCGCTGATCCGGAAGTGGCCTCATACCCGTTCACCACGAAGGGGATCATCGTGGGCCACCGCGAGATGGGACGCGAACGGATCCAGTTCGTGGACACCCCCGGTATCCTTGACCGCCCGGTAGAGGAGCGGAACGCGATCGAGAAGCAGGCGCTCTCCGCGATCATGAACGTTGCGGATGTCATCCTCTTCATCACCGACCCTTCCGAGCACTGCGGGTACCCGATGTGCGTGCAGCTGAGCCTGCTTGAAGAAGTGAAGGGCATGGTCAGCGTTCCCGTCATCGTTGTCGCGAACAAGTCGGACATCTCGGTTGCCGACGGGTATATCACAATGTCAACCGCGGACGGGACGGGTATCGATGCGGTGCTTGCAGAACTCCTCGTGCACAAGCCGGAGCCGGAAGCAAGGAGGAGGTCGGAGGATATCCGGTCTGCCCTCCCGCAGGAGCCGGAGGAGGCGGAGTCGTATACGGACGAGGGAATGCTCGGGGCAGATAAACCACAGCGGAAGCGGGTGCGCAGGCCGCGGAAGCCGAGGACGAAAACGGGGAATGAATAA
- a CDS encoding AAA family ATPase: MDKEIENLTNRALEYANELERLRAGIKTVVVGQDDAIDRLILALCAGGHVLLEGVPGIAKTLTIRTLSQCLDCRFVRIQFTPDLLPADITGTRIYNQKDGTFSTVKGPVFAHFVLADEINRAPPKVQSALLEAMQERQVTIQGETHTLARPFFVLATQNPIESEGTYPLPEAQLDRFMFKILMTYPSREDEVRILDRFTEGIAAVPEKVIPAKKILELQAFVQTVYADPAIKKYVSGIVNATRKPAEHGLADTKYIALGASPRASIFLVLGGKAHALMAGRGYVIPEDIRAVAHDVLRHRILLTYEGEADNVTTDSIIDRILATVKVP, encoded by the coding sequence ATGGACAAAGAGATTGAAAACCTGACAAACCGGGCACTGGAGTACGCAAACGAGCTCGAGCGGCTCCGGGCCGGAATAAAGACCGTTGTCGTGGGACAGGACGACGCGATCGACCGGCTCATCCTCGCGCTCTGCGCCGGCGGCCACGTGCTCCTCGAAGGAGTGCCGGGGATCGCAAAGACCCTCACGATCCGGACGCTCTCGCAATGCCTGGACTGCAGGTTCGTCCGGATCCAGTTCACCCCCGATCTCCTCCCCGCCGACATAACGGGAACGAGGATCTACAACCAGAAGGATGGAACGTTCTCCACGGTGAAGGGCCCGGTCTTCGCACATTTCGTTCTTGCCGACGAGATCAACCGGGCGCCTCCCAAGGTCCAGTCAGCGCTTCTCGAAGCCATGCAGGAACGGCAGGTCACGATCCAGGGCGAGACCCATACGCTTGCCCGGCCGTTCTTCGTGCTTGCCACCCAGAACCCCATCGAGTCCGAGGGCACGTACCCGCTCCCCGAGGCCCAGCTGGACCGGTTCATGTTCAAGATCCTGATGACCTACCCCTCCCGGGAAGACGAGGTGAGGATCCTCGACCGGTTCACGGAAGGGATCGCGGCCGTCCCGGAGAAGGTAATCCCGGCAAAGAAAATCCTGGAACTCCAGGCATTCGTGCAGACCGTATATGCCGATCCCGCCATCAAGAAGTACGTCAGCGGGATCGTGAACGCCACACGGAAGCCTGCGGAGCACGGCCTCGCCGACACGAAGTACATTGCGCTCGGCGCTTCCCCGCGAGCCTCGATCTTCCTCGTCCTCGGCGGCAAAGCCCATGCCCTGATGGCCGGGCGGGGATATGTCATCCCCGAGGACATACGGGCCGTTGCCCACGATGTCCTGCGGCACCGGATCCTTCTCACCTACGAGGGAGAGGCGGACAATGTCACGACCGATTCGATCATCGATCGCATCCTTGCAACGGTGAAGGTACCATGA